A section of the Methanococcus vannielii SB genome encodes:
- the iorA gene encoding indolepyruvate ferredoxin oxidoreductase subunit alpha: protein MKKLMLGNEAVARGAYEAGVLVATAYPGTPSTEVTEYIANYSDIKSQWSVNEKVALEVGIGSAIAGARTVVSMKHVGLNVAADPLMTVSYTGINAGLLIVVADDPSMHSSQNEQDTRYYGIFAKIPVLEPSNSQECKDYVKLGLEISEKYDTPVILRLGTRVSHSQSLVELKERNEVGLKSYDYNPSKYISAPINMRKRRVLVDERLLNLEKEAESISINEIEYNSKKIGIITSGVAYNYAKDVVLDASFLKLGMTYPLPTNKIAEFINSCDTVYVFEELEPITEQKIRSMGYNVIGKEVFPISGELSCEILRKVLLNEIKEVLPPFEGLPQRPPVLCPGCHHRGPFYILKKLKLHVAGDIGCYTLGGFAPLNAIDTTICMGASVGMAHGFEQARGIDFAKKSVAVIGDSTFWHSGVSGLIDIVYNKGHSTVIILDNSVTAMTGHQENPSTGKTLSGEDTPVIDFEALGKSIGIRRTRVVDAYDLMELEKVIKEETNAEEPSLIITKRPCILKKGIKFDFKTYVIDENNCNGCKLCLKIGCPAISFDGKIARINTALCVGCGLCKDVCKFSAIDIEVKQ, encoded by the coding sequence ATGAAAAAGTTAATGCTTGGAAATGAGGCAGTAGCAAGGGGTGCTTATGAAGCAGGCGTTTTAGTGGCAACTGCGTACCCTGGAACCCCGAGTACTGAGGTTACTGAATATATTGCAAATTATAGCGATATAAAATCTCAATGGTCAGTAAATGAAAAAGTTGCTCTTGAAGTGGGAATTGGTTCTGCAATTGCCGGGGCAAGAACTGTAGTTTCAATGAAACACGTTGGATTAAACGTTGCAGCAGACCCTTTAATGACAGTATCATATACTGGAATTAATGCAGGACTTTTAATTGTTGTTGCAGATGACCCTAGTATGCATAGCTCTCAGAACGAGCAGGATACTAGATATTATGGAATTTTTGCAAAAATCCCCGTATTAGAACCTTCAAACAGTCAAGAATGCAAGGATTATGTAAAATTAGGTCTTGAAATTAGTGAAAAATATGATACTCCCGTAATCTTAAGATTGGGTACGCGGGTATCTCATTCACAAAGCCTCGTGGAGTTAAAAGAAAGAAATGAAGTTGGTTTAAAATCTTATGATTATAATCCCTCTAAATATATTTCTGCACCCATAAATATGCGAAAAAGAAGAGTATTGGTAGATGAAAGGCTTTTAAATCTTGAAAAAGAGGCTGAATCTATATCTATCAACGAAATTGAATATAATAGTAAAAAAATAGGAATTATTACAAGCGGTGTCGCGTATAACTATGCAAAAGATGTTGTTTTAGATGCATCATTTTTAAAACTTGGAATGACTTATCCTTTACCAACTAATAAAATAGCCGAGTTTATTAATTCTTGCGATACAGTATATGTTTTTGAAGAACTTGAACCTATAACTGAACAAAAAATCAGGTCAATGGGTTACAATGTAATCGGAAAAGAAGTATTTCCAATTAGTGGCGAATTAAGCTGTGAAATATTGAGAAAAGTCCTTTTAAATGAAATAAAAGAAGTTTTACCTCCATTTGAAGGCCTTCCTCAAAGACCTCCTGTTTTATGCCCCGGATGTCACCATAGGGGGCCATTTTATATTCTAAAAAAATTGAAACTACATGTTGCAGGCGATATAGGCTGTTACACGTTAGGTGGCTTTGCACCATTAAATGCAATCGATACAACGATTTGTATGGGTGCAAGTGTCGGTATGGCACACGGGTTTGAACAAGCACGAGGAATAGATTTTGCTAAAAAATCAGTTGCAGTTATCGGAGATTCAACATTTTGGCATTCAGGAGTTTCTGGATTAATTGATATAGTATATAATAAAGGACATAGCACGGTTATAATATTGGATAATTCCGTAACTGCAATGACTGGACATCAAGAAAACCCTTCAACAGGAAAAACCCTTTCAGGAGAAGATACGCCGGTAATTGATTTTGAAGCACTTGGAAAATCAATAGGCATTAGGCGAACAAGGGTAGTTGACGCATACGACTTAATGGAACTTGAAAAAGTAATAAAAGAAGAAACAAATGCAGAAGAACCATCTTTAATAATTACAAAAAGGCCTTGTATACTTAAAAAGGGAATAAAGTTTGATTTTAAAACTTATGTTATAGACGAAAATAATTGCAATGGCTGTAAACTATGTTTAAAAATTGGATGTCCTGCAATTTCATTTGATGGAAAAATTGCAAGAATTAATACCGCACTATGTGTTGGCTGTGGACTTTGTAAGGATGTATGTAAGTTTTCAGCAATAGATATCGAGGTAAAACAATGA
- a CDS encoding indolepyruvate oxidoreductase subunit beta, translating into MNIVIAAVGGQGAVLTSKILGTLAQNIGKDVKVSEVHGMSQRGGSVIAYVRFGDNVYSPVVEKGTADILLAFEMLEGARYIEYLKENGTLIVNTQRINPMPVITGEMMYPDDLDDKFKNLSINYIPVDALSIAKSAGTIKAVNVALIGVLAKNSSIEKDEWIKAIKDTVPEKFLELNLNAFEMGYRLK; encoded by the coding sequence ATGAATATCGTTATTGCAGCAGTTGGAGGGCAAGGTGCAGTTTTAACGTCTAAAATATTGGGCACACTTGCACAAAATATCGGAAAAGACGTAAAAGTTTCAGAAGTTCATGGAATGTCACAACGTGGTGGAAGCGTTATTGCATACGTTAGGTTTGGGGATAATGTTTATTCACCAGTCGTTGAAAAAGGAACTGCGGATATTCTTTTAGCATTTGAAATGCTTGAAGGTGCTAGATATATTGAATATCTAAAAGAAAACGGCACCTTAATTGTAAATACTCAAAGAATTAATCCAATGCCTGTAATTACTGGCGAAATGATGTATCCTGATGATTTAGATGATAAATTTAAAAATTTAAGTATTAATTACATTCCAGTTGACGCCCTTTCTATTGCAAAAAGTGCAGGAACCATTAAAGCCGTAAATGTTGCATTAATAGGGGTTCTTGCAAAAAATAGCAGTATTGAAAAAGATGAATGGATAAAAGCAATTAAAGATACCGTTCCTGAAAAATTTTTGGAATTGAATTTAAATGCTTTTGAAATGGGATACCGCTTAAAATAA
- a CDS encoding phenylacetate--CoA ligase family protein translates to MIWNETIECMDREELKELQSKRLIDTVNRIYHNVPFYRKKMQELSIYPEDISGIDDLSKLPFTTKQDLRDNYPFGIFAVPMSEIIRVHASSGTTGKPTVVGYTRRDISMWAEVVARSMSAAGVSKNDFIQIAYGYGLFTGGLGLHYGSENLGATVLPISGGNTQKQIQLMCDFKTSVLACTPSYALYLAEALEESKISLDDINLRVGIFGAEPWTENMRKEIEKKLGLKAIDIYGLSEIMGPGVACECEFQAGLHVNEDHFIPEIVDPLTLKTLSRGNVGELVFTTVTKEGMPLLRYRTRDLTSLNYEKCNCGRTLVRMNKCTGRSDDMLIIRGVNVFPSQIESVLLELSETKPHYLLIVDRINNLDVLEVWVEVEGQFFSDKISMLEQLSKKIKHKIESTLGIGVSIKLVEPKTIERTEGKSKRVIDKRKI, encoded by the coding sequence ATGATTTGGAATGAAACGATTGAATGTATGGATAGGGAAGAATTAAAGGAACTTCAAAGTAAACGTCTTATTGATACGGTAAATCGAATTTACCATAATGTTCCATTTTACAGGAAAAAAATGCAGGAATTATCTATTTACCCTGAAGACATTAGTGGAATTGATGACCTTTCAAAGCTCCCATTTACTACAAAACAAGATTTAAGAGATAATTATCCATTTGGAATATTTGCAGTTCCAATGAGTGAAATAATAAGAGTTCATGCATCATCCGGAACAACTGGAAAACCAACTGTTGTAGGTTACACTAGAAGAGACATTTCAATGTGGGCAGAGGTTGTTGCACGGTCTATGAGTGCAGCAGGGGTTTCAAAAAATGATTTTATACAAATTGCTTACGGTTACGGCCTTTTTACCGGTGGACTCGGCCTTCATTATGGCAGTGAAAACTTAGGTGCTACCGTACTTCCAATTTCAGGCGGAAACACTCAAAAACAAATTCAATTAATGTGCGACTTTAAAACATCTGTTTTAGCATGTACACCTTCTTACGCACTTTATTTGGCTGAAGCTCTTGAAGAATCTAAAATTTCATTAGATGACATTAATTTAAGGGTTGGAATTTTCGGTGCTGAACCATGGACTGAAAACATGAGAAAGGAAATAGAAAAAAAATTGGGGCTAAAAGCAATTGATATTTACGGTTTAAGCGAAATAATGGGGCCTGGTGTTGCATGTGAATGTGAATTTCAAGCAGGACTCCATGTAAACGAAGACCACTTTATTCCTGAAATTGTAGATCCGCTTACACTAAAAACTCTTTCCAGAGGCAATGTTGGAGAACTGGTATTTACTACAGTTACAAAAGAAGGAATGCCTCTTTTAAGATACCGAACAAGAGATTTAACTTCATTAAACTATGAAAAGTGCAATTGCGGACGTACTCTTGTTAGGATGAATAAATGTACTGGAAGAAGCGATGATATGTTAATTATTCGGGGCGTAAATGTGTTCCCCTCCCAAATTGAAAGTGTGCTTTTAGAACTGAGCGAAACAAAGCCTCACTACTTATTAATAGTAGATAGGATAAATAATTTAGACGTTCTTGAAGTATGGGTTGAAGTGGAAGGCCAGTTCTTTTCAGATAAAATAAGCATGTTAGAACAGCTTTCAAAAAAAATAAAGCACAAAATTGAGAGTACACTTGGTATTGGCGTAAGTATCAAATTGGTAGAACCAAAAACAATTGAAAGAACTGAAGGAAAATCTAAAAGGGTAA